A genomic stretch from Phoenix dactylifera cultivar Barhee BC4 unplaced genomic scaffold, palm_55x_up_171113_PBpolish2nd_filt_p 000451F, whole genome shotgun sequence includes:
- the LOC113461871 gene encoding protein DELETION OF SUV3 SUPPRESSOR 1(I)-like: MATETKPAAAEDAKIDLFEDDDEFEEFEIDEEWDDKEGGKEALQQWEDDWDDDDTNDDFSLQLRRELENNSEKS; the protein is encoded by the exons ATGGCAACGGAAACCAAACCTGCGGCAGCTGAGGACGCCAAGATCGATCTCTTCGAGGATGACGACGAGTTCGAAGAGTTTGAGATTGATGAAG AGTGGGATGACAAGGAAGGAGGTAAAGAAGCCTTGCAGCAGTGGGAGGATGATTGGGACGACGATGATACCAATGATGACTTCTCTCTGCAGCTGAGGAGGGAGCTGGAGAACAACTCAGAGAAGAGTTGA